One Qiania dongpingensis genomic window carries:
- the ppdK gene encoding pyruvate, phosphate dikinase encodes MAKWVYLFKEGNADMRNLLGGKGANLAEMTNLGLPIPQGFTVTTEACTDYYNSGKKITEEIQGQIFDALAWLEAENGRKFGDTENPLLVSVRSGARASMPGMMDTILNLGLNDVSVEGFAKKTGNPRFAYDSYRRFIQMFSDVVMEVPKSFFEKIIDEVKTAKGVHYDTELTADDLKELIARFKQVYKDAMNGEEFPQDPKVQLMDAVKAVFRSWDNPRAIVYRRMNDIPGDWGTAVNVQTMVFGNMGDTSGTGVAFTRNPSTGARGIYGEYLINAQGEDVVAGVRTPQPITKLAEDLPECYKEFMAIANKLEDHYRDMQDMEFTIQEGKLYFLQTRNGKRTAPAAIQIACDLVDEGKITPEEAVCRIEAKSLDQLLHPTFDTAALKAGEVIGSALPASPGAAAGKVYFTAEDAKEAHEKGERVILVRLETSPEDIEGMHAAEGILTVRGGMTSHAAVVARGMGTCCVSGCGEIKIDEAAKKFELGGHAFTEGDYISLDGTTGKIYKGDIKTMEASVGGNFGRIMRWADQFRKLQVRTNADTPIDTENAVKLGAEGIGLCRTEHMFFDPDRIPKIRKMILSDSVEVREAALNELIPFQKADFKAMYKALRGRPMTVRYLDPPLHEFVPTDPADIKALADDMGLTPEQVKAKCDDLHEFNPMMGHRGCRLAVTYPEIAKMQTRAIIEAAIEVKEEMGYDIVPEIMIPLVGEKKELKFVKDVVIATAEEVMKEKGEYINYHVGTMIEIPRAALTADKIAEEAEFFSFGTNDLTQMTFGFSRDDAGKFLQSYYSNKIYESDPFAKLDQEGVGQLVAMAAKKGRKTNPNLKLGICGEHGGDPSSVEFCHKIGLNYVSCSPYRVPIARLAAAQAAIKQK; translated from the coding sequence GTAACCTTCTTGGCGGAAAGGGCGCCAACCTGGCAGAAATGACCAATCTTGGCCTTCCGATTCCCCAGGGCTTTACTGTAACTACAGAGGCTTGCACCGATTATTACAACAGTGGAAAGAAGATTACAGAAGAAATTCAGGGACAGATTTTCGACGCGTTAGCATGGCTTGAAGCTGAGAACGGCAGAAAATTTGGCGATACAGAGAATCCTCTCCTAGTATCCGTACGTTCTGGTGCCAGGGCTTCCATGCCTGGTATGATGGACACAATCTTAAACTTAGGCTTAAACGATGTTTCTGTTGAGGGATTTGCAAAGAAGACAGGGAACCCCAGGTTTGCATACGATTCCTACAGAAGATTTATTCAGATGTTTTCCGATGTTGTTATGGAGGTTCCCAAATCCTTCTTTGAAAAGATCATTGATGAAGTAAAGACGGCAAAGGGCGTTCATTATGATACGGAGCTGACGGCCGATGATCTGAAGGAGCTGATCGCGAGATTCAAGCAAGTTTATAAAGATGCGATGAACGGTGAGGAATTCCCTCAGGATCCGAAGGTCCAGCTTATGGATGCAGTAAAGGCTGTATTCCGTTCCTGGGACAACCCCCGCGCCATCGTATACAGAAGAATGAATGATATTCCCGGTGACTGGGGCACTGCCGTAAACGTACAGACCATGGTATTCGGAAATATGGGCGATACTTCCGGAACAGGCGTTGCGTTCACCCGAAATCCGTCCACCGGCGCAAGAGGTATTTATGGCGAATACCTGATCAACGCGCAGGGTGAGGACGTTGTGGCAGGCGTGCGTACGCCTCAGCCCATCACCAAACTGGCGGAGGATCTGCCGGAATGCTACAAGGAATTCATGGCGATCGCGAATAAGCTGGAAGACCACTACCGCGATATGCAGGATATGGAATTCACGATTCAGGAAGGGAAACTTTACTTCCTCCAGACCCGTAACGGCAAGAGGACTGCTCCCGCGGCTATCCAGATTGCCTGCGACCTGGTGGACGAGGGCAAGATCACTCCTGAGGAAGCGGTATGCCGTATCGAGGCAAAGTCCCTTGATCAGCTGCTTCATCCTACCTTTGATACAGCTGCGCTGAAAGCCGGCGAGGTCATTGGGAGCGCGCTTCCCGCATCTCCCGGAGCTGCGGCAGGTAAGGTTTATTTCACAGCCGAGGATGCAAAGGAAGCTCACGAAAAAGGCGAAAGAGTCATCCTGGTCCGTCTGGAGACATCGCCCGAGGATATCGAGGGTATGCACGCGGCAGAGGGAATCCTGACAGTGCGCGGCGGCATGACTTCTCATGCGGCAGTAGTGGCGCGCGGCATGGGCACCTGCTGTGTATCCGGCTGCGGAGAAATCAAGATAGACGAAGCCGCCAAGAAATTTGAGCTGGGCGGACATGCCTTCACAGAAGGGGACTATATTTCCCTGGACGGCACGACAGGCAAGATTTATAAAGGCGATATCAAAACAATGGAGGCTTCCGTGGGCGGAAACTTCGGCCGTATCATGCGCTGGGCGGATCAGTTCCGCAAGCTGCAGGTACGTACCAATGCGGATACCCCCATTGATACGGAAAATGCCGTTAAATTGGGCGCGGAGGGCATCGGCCTCTGCCGTACTGAGCATATGTTCTTTGACCCTGACAGGATTCCGAAGATTCGGAAGATGATTCTTTCCGATTCTGTAGAAGTGCGTGAGGCTGCTCTGAACGAGCTGATTCCTTTCCAGAAAGCAGATTTCAAGGCGATGTATAAGGCTCTTAGAGGCCGCCCGATGACCGTTCGTTATCTGGATCCGCCGCTTCATGAGTTCGTTCCCACCGATCCTGCGGATATTAAAGCACTGGCAGATGACATGGGCCTGACTCCTGAACAGGTAAAGGCAAAGTGCGACGACCTTCATGAGTTCAACCCGATGATGGGCCATCGTGGATGCCGCCTTGCGGTTACCTATCCGGAAATCGCGAAGATGCAGACGAGGGCGATCATTGAAGCTGCTATTGAAGTGAAGGAAGAGATGGGATATGACATCGTTCCCGAAATCATGATTCCTTTAGTCGGAGAGAAGAAAGAGCTTAAGTTTGTAAAAGATGTGGTAATCGCCACGGCAGAAGAAGTCATGAAAGAAAAAGGCGAATACATCAATTACCATGTAGGGACCATGATCGAGATTCCCCGCGCGGCTCTGACTGCCGATAAGATTGCAGAAGAGGCGGAGTTCTTTTCATTCGGTACCAATGACCTGACTCAGATGACTTTCGGCTTCTCCCGTGATGACGCCGGAAAGTTCCTGCAGTCCTACTACAGCAACAAGATTTACGAATCCGATCCTTTTGCAAAGCTGGATCAGGAGGGCGTAGGCCAGCTGGTGGCCATGGCGGCGAAGAAGGGACGCAAGACCAATCCGAATCTGAAGCTTGGTATCTGCGGCGAGCACGGCGGCGATCCCAGCTCCGTAGAATTCTGCCATAAGATCGGGCTGAACTATGTATCCTGTTCCCCTTACCGCGTACCTATCGCAAGACTGGCGGCGGCACAGGCAGCTATTAAACAAAAATAA
- a CDS encoding alpha/beta hydrolase gives MKKVVCIMLAVIITAVLAACGVPKTQHSETQQSEAQKPGAQQPEGEKDLVQISKQITEKLSDSEYDEIAGFMGDQMKSLSAKDWEKIWDETESGFGAFQKTGEFIQFETDGYDVVELELICENGTAVQRTVFDSQGLVAGFFMKAGPIKSDLPEGITEQEITFDSQPGFPIHGTLTMPKEAPKAALVLVHGSGPQDRDSTIGFNKPFRDLAYGLAAQGIAVLRYDKVTYTYGEKLTEKYGSAFTVEEESILDAVSAVNWLKQKDSIPGDSIYVLGMSLGGSLLSSIGKECPDVAGYISMSGTPLPLWKISLQQNEMSLEEQNEAQRAAGQVIIDEEVQKAENISDYTEEELADMTVFGLPGIYSRHLFSIKTAELHLADKKPILILQGGKDRQVTPENGITAWQTALAGHPDATYKLYDDLNHIMGDYQGEAVPFLELLSVEYRQNTPVPQYVIDDIADWMNVRGNH, from the coding sequence ATGAAAAAAGTAGTTTGTATTATGCTGGCAGTCATTATAACGGCGGTTTTGGCCGCGTGTGGGGTGCCAAAGACGCAGCATTCAGAAACACAGCAGTCAGAAGCACAAAAGCCGGGGGCGCAGCAGCCAGAAGGCGAAAAAGATTTGGTGCAGATTTCAAAACAAATCACGGAAAAGCTCAGTGATTCGGAATATGATGAGATCGCCGGATTTATGGGAGATCAAATGAAATCCCTTTCTGCAAAGGACTGGGAAAAAATATGGGACGAGACGGAAAGTGGATTCGGGGCTTTTCAAAAAACGGGCGAATTCATCCAATTTGAAACGGATGGTTATGATGTGGTAGAACTTGAACTCATCTGTGAAAACGGGACGGCCGTTCAGCGCACCGTGTTTGATTCTCAGGGGCTTGTTGCCGGATTTTTTATGAAAGCCGGGCCGATCAAGTCCGACTTGCCGGAGGGGATTACTGAGCAGGAGATTACCTTTGATTCGCAGCCGGGATTTCCGATACATGGTACCTTGACGATGCCAAAGGAGGCGCCGAAGGCGGCTCTGGTCCTCGTTCATGGTTCGGGGCCTCAAGACCGGGATTCTACAATCGGCTTTAATAAACCGTTCCGCGATCTGGCGTATGGACTCGCCGCCCAGGGAATCGCCGTTCTCCGCTATGATAAAGTGACATACACCTATGGGGAAAAATTAACAGAAAAATATGGATCTGCTTTTACGGTGGAAGAGGAATCTATTCTGGATGCCGTAAGCGCTGTGAATTGGCTGAAGCAGAAGGACTCTATCCCCGGAGACTCCATCTATGTGCTGGGAATGAGCTTAGGCGGTTCATTGCTGTCATCCATAGGAAAAGAATGTCCTGATGTGGCAGGATATATCAGCATGAGCGGTACGCCGCTTCCGCTGTGGAAAATTTCCCTGCAGCAGAATGAGATGTCGCTGGAGGAGCAGAATGAAGCGCAGAGGGCGGCCGGGCAGGTCATAATCGACGAAGAGGTGCAGAAGGCCGAGAATATTTCGGACTATACGGAAGAAGAGCTGGCAGACATGACTGTTTTCGGGCTTCCAGGTATTTATTCCAGGCATCTTTTCAGCATAAAGACTGCGGAACTGCATCTTGCGGATAAAAAGCCGATTTTGATTCTTCAGGGAGGAAAGGACCGCCAGGTGACGCCGGAAAACGGCATCACGGCATGGCAGACTGCATTAGCCGGCCATCCGGACGCGACTTATAAGCTTTATGATGATCTGAACCATATTATGGGGGATTACCAGGGAGAGGCGGTTCCTTTCCTGGAACTGCTGAGTGTAGAATATCGTCAAAATACGCCTGTGCCCCAATATGTCATCGACGATATCGCCGACTGGATGAACGTCCGGGGAAACCATTAA
- a CDS encoding helix-turn-helix transcriptional regulator, with protein MEIGKKLKDARVRSGLTQENAAEKINVSRQTISNWENEKSYPDIISVIKLSDLYSISLDGLLKGDSKMIQHLEESTNVVKSNQKLIGAVIINIVTAALLIILHMFIPENMYFLAGVFCLMVISSSVLLYQIIKKF; from the coding sequence ATGGAAATCGGCAAAAAGTTAAAAGACGCTCGTGTACGTTCTGGGCTAACCCAGGAAAACGCAGCTGAAAAAATCAATGTGTCAAGACAGACTATTTCAAATTGGGAAAATGAAAAATCATATCCAGATATAATCAGCGTTATCAAATTAAGCGACTTGTATTCCATTAGCCTCGATGGTCTGCTGAAAGGAGACAGCAAAATGATACAGCATCTGGAAGAAAGCACAAATGTCGTAAAAAGCAATCAAAAGCTGATAGGAGCTGTCATAATCAACATCGTAACGGCGGCCCTGCTGATCATCCTTCATATGTTCATACCAGAAAACATGTATTTCCTGGCCGGCGTTTTCTGTCTCATGGTCATCAGCTCATCCGTTTTACTCTATCAGATAATCAAAAAATTTTAG
- a CDS encoding amidohydrolase family protein: protein MKTIYRRCTVLDGTEEMEPRPDMTVVAEDGRIISVTKEEAFSGEGEVIDLEGRYLMPGLINLHVHLPGNGAPKKKQQDSTAAAKLVMKNRFTRFIGLKMCENYAKTELLSGVTTIRTVGGLGNFDTLIRDRINAGKLDGPRILASNMAVSVPGGHMTGSVAYSAGSEEECRALVRKIAGEKPDWIKLMITGGVLDAKVKGEPGVLKMPPSYVKACCEEAHKAGYRVAAHTESPEGVRTALENGVDTIEHGASPDEEIISLFKEKKACDICTISPAVPLAKFGKDIMDSTEMMRYNGNIVLEGIINCAKAALEHGIPVGLGTDTACPFVTHYDMWRELQYFHKYVGVSRAFALYTATRRNAEIAGIGQETGSIEPGKSADFLITEKNPLEDLTVLRTPYMVVARGKAFKKPVVKKYPICERELDKCLQNL from the coding sequence ATGAAAACTATCTATCGCCGCTGTACAGTACTTGACGGAACAGAAGAAATGGAGCCGCGGCCGGACATGACGGTCGTTGCAGAAGACGGCAGGATCATATCAGTCACAAAGGAGGAGGCGTTTTCCGGGGAAGGAGAAGTCATAGATCTGGAGGGCCGGTATCTGATGCCGGGTCTTATCAATCTGCACGTTCATCTGCCGGGAAACGGCGCGCCGAAGAAAAAGCAGCAGGACAGCACGGCGGCGGCTAAACTGGTGATGAAAAATAGATTTACCCGTTTTATTGGCTTAAAGATGTGCGAAAATTACGCTAAGACGGAGCTTTTATCCGGTGTGACTACGATCCGTACAGTCGGCGGCCTCGGCAATTTTGATACTTTGATTCGCGACCGTATCAACGCCGGAAAGCTGGACGGCCCGAGAATCCTGGCATCCAATATGGCGGTTTCCGTGCCGGGAGGCCATATGACCGGTTCCGTGGCATATTCCGCGGGGAGTGAAGAGGAATGCCGTGCGTTGGTGAGAAAAATCGCCGGTGAGAAACCGGATTGGATAAAGCTTATGATCACCGGAGGCGTACTGGACGCGAAGGTGAAGGGAGAGCCGGGAGTGCTGAAGATGCCTCCTTCTTACGTAAAAGCCTGCTGCGAGGAAGCACACAAGGCGGGATACCGCGTGGCCGCCCACACAGAAAGCCCGGAGGGAGTGCGGACAGCGCTGGAAAATGGAGTGGATACGATTGAACACGGGGCTTCTCCCGATGAAGAGATCATCTCTCTGTTCAAAGAAAAGAAAGCCTGTGACATCTGTACGATCTCGCCCGCCGTTCCTTTGGCGAAGTTTGGGAAAGATATCATGGACAGTACAGAGATGATGCGGTATAACGGAAACATTGTGCTGGAGGGTATTATAAACTGTGCCAAGGCAGCGCTTGAGCATGGCATACCGGTGGGACTAGGCACCGATACGGCCTGTCCGTTTGTCACTCATTATGACATGTGGAGGGAGCTGCAGTACTTCCATAAATATGTCGGAGTGAGCCGGGCCTTTGCTCTTTACACAGCTACGAGAAGAAACGCGGAGATTGCGGGTATTGGACAAGAGACCGGCAGTATAGAACCGGGGAAAAGCGCGGATTTTCTAATCACAGAGAAAAATCCATTGGAAGATCTGACTGTTCTCCGCACTCCGTATATGGTAGTCGCTCGCGGAAAAGCATTTAAAAAGCCAGTCGTCAAGAAATATCCCATTTGTGAGCGGGAGCTTGATAAATGCCTGCAGAATTTATAA